From a region of the Candidatus Binatia bacterium genome:
- a CDS encoding glucoamylase family protein, giving the protein MILSAVIRSWCVLAICLSLSALTGAGAGGAKKNICPIDEESLQHPQVPPGALEVVIPIKKKAWENALGGEAAARPYVRNRLAALPQRLLVDKNSLPQADLEFAWRVARDTWRGVAALTDRENRLPVDNVRLGDGADGTADARVGDYTSGTNIGLHLIAIAAARELQLVSVDQAIDKIRHVLDSLERLETYRGFFFNFYDTTSLERTSNFVSFVDSSWLTAGLMVTRMAFPELHEQCTKLIAPADYGFFYDGATKQISHGYYVKPGARSPYNYGMVYTEARLGSLIAIGKGDVPEAHWFEMLRTFPAACRWQTQVPKGTPSKMVRGHEVSAGYFEWKGLRYVPSWGGSMFEALMPTLVLDEPQYAPKSLGANDTVQATVQRRYAVEERGYPVWGISSSATPAGDGYSEYGAKVLGARGYDAGAVTPYASALALSVAPEAAIANLRRLAERYEIYGEYGFYDAVDPRSGTVAYKYLSLDQSMLFIALANYLTDHSIQKHFASDPIMQKALPILADENFFE; this is encoded by the coding sequence GTGATTCTTTCTGCGGTGATACGGAGCTGGTGCGTCCTCGCGATTTGCCTGAGCCTGTCTGCCCTGACGGGAGCCGGCGCCGGGGGTGCGAAGAAAAACATTTGCCCCATCGACGAGGAGTCGTTGCAGCACCCGCAGGTGCCGCCGGGGGCGCTGGAGGTCGTCATCCCCATCAAGAAGAAGGCTTGGGAAAACGCCCTTGGTGGCGAGGCGGCGGCACGACCTTACGTCCGAAACCGATTGGCCGCTTTGCCTCAGCGGCTGCTGGTGGACAAGAACTCTCTTCCCCAAGCGGACCTGGAATTTGCCTGGCGCGTTGCCCGGGACACCTGGCGAGGAGTGGCGGCGCTCACCGATCGGGAAAACCGGTTGCCGGTCGACAACGTTCGTCTGGGCGACGGGGCCGACGGCACCGCGGATGCACGCGTAGGTGATTACACCAGCGGCACGAACATCGGCCTGCACTTGATCGCCATCGCGGCGGCGCGCGAACTGCAGCTGGTTTCCGTCGATCAGGCCATCGACAAGATCCGTCACGTTCTCGACAGCCTGGAGCGCCTGGAAACCTACCGCGGGTTCTTCTTCAATTTCTACGATACCACCTCGTTGGAGCGGACGAGCAACTTCGTGTCCTTTGTGGACTCGTCATGGCTGACCGCCGGGCTCATGGTCACACGCATGGCGTTCCCGGAACTCCACGAGCAGTGCACGAAGCTGATCGCGCCAGCTGATTACGGTTTCTTTTACGATGGCGCCACCAAGCAGATCTCCCACGGCTATTACGTCAAGCCCGGAGCGCGCTCTCCTTACAACTACGGCATGGTGTACACGGAGGCGCGGCTGGGAAGCCTCATCGCCATCGGCAAGGGTGACGTGCCGGAAGCGCATTGGTTTGAAATGCTGCGCACCTTTCCCGCGGCTTGCCGATGGCAGACACAGGTTCCCAAAGGGACGCCGAGCAAGATGGTCAGAGGCCACGAGGTCTCCGCCGGCTACTTCGAATGGAAGGGGTTGCGGTACGTTCCATCGTGGGGCGGGAGTATGTTCGAGGCGCTCATGCCGACCCTCGTGCTGGATGAGCCGCAGTATGCGCCGAAAAGCCTGGGCGCAAACGATACGGTGCAAGCCACCGTGCAGCGCCGGTATGCAGTCGAAGAGCGGGGATATCCCGTCTGGGGAATCTCATCGAGTGCGACGCCGGCGGGCGACGGCTACTCCGAGTACGGGGCCAAGGTTCTGGGTGCGCGCGGCTACGATGCCGGAGCGGTCACGCCGTATGCCTCGGCATTGGCGCTGAGCGTGGCACCCGAAGCCGCGATAGCGAACCTGCGCCGCTTGGCGGAGCGCTATGAGATTTACGGCGAGTATGGATTCTATGACGCCGTGGACCCGCGGAGCGGGACGGTGGCTTACAAGTATCTTTCGTTGGATCAGTCGATGCTGTTCATTGCGTTAGCCAACTACCTGACGGACCATTCCATCCAGAAACACTTCGCCTCGGATCCCATCATGCAGAAGGCGCTGCCGATCCTTGCGGATGAAAATTTCTTCGAGTGA